The Roseovarius indicus genome has a segment encoding these proteins:
- a CDS encoding LysR family transcriptional regulator gives MDWDKLRIFHAVADAGSLTHAGDQLHLSQSAISRQIRALEDSLNATLFHRHARGLILTEQGELLFDATKAMMRRLDTATARIRDSEEEVFGELRVTTTIGFGTLWLAPRLPKLFAKYPELNIDLMLEEQVLDLPMREADVAIRMKEPSQADLIRKRLMSVHMCLFASQDYLAEKGMPERPEDLTNHRLICQNPRSAQVGAGATLVQELMTNEIPALLTVNNYYGVLQAVLHNLGIGVLPDYLSRDFTQLERVLPDIHSVEVPVFLAYPSELRQSKRIAAFRDFVQEEIILYRKEVQKQADS, from the coding sequence GGGACAAACTCAGAATCTTTCATGCAGTGGCCGATGCAGGCAGCCTTACCCATGCCGGTGATCAGCTTCATCTCTCGCAATCCGCCATCTCCCGGCAGATCCGCGCGCTCGAGGATTCGCTGAATGCCACCTTGTTTCACCGCCATGCGCGCGGCCTGATTCTGACCGAACAGGGCGAGCTTCTGTTCGACGCCACCAAGGCCATGATGCGCCGCCTCGACACCGCCACCGCCCGCATCCGCGACAGCGAGGAAGAGGTGTTCGGCGAATTGCGCGTGACCACCACCATCGGTTTCGGCACACTCTGGCTGGCCCCCCGCCTGCCCAAGCTGTTCGCGAAATACCCCGAACTCAACATCGACCTCATGCTCGAGGAACAGGTGCTCGACCTGCCGATGCGCGAGGCCGATGTCGCCATCCGCATGAAGGAACCCAGCCAGGCCGATCTCATCCGCAAACGGCTGATGAGTGTCCACATGTGCCTTTTCGCCTCACAAGATTACCTCGCCGAAAAGGGCATGCCCGAACGCCCCGAAGACCTGACCAATCACCGCCTGATCTGCCAGAACCCCCGCTCGGCCCAGGTCGGGGCCGGCGCAACGCTGGTTCAGGAGCTGATGACCAACGAAATTCCCGCCCTGCTGACGGTGAACAACTACTACGGCGTGCTTCAGGCGGTGCTGCACAATCTCGGCATCGGCGTCCTGCCCGATTACCTGAGTCGCGATTTCACCCAGCTCGAGCGTGTTCTTCCCGATATCCACTCCGTCGAGGTTCCGGTCTTCCTCGCCTACCCGTCCGAACTCAGACAATCTAAACGAATAGCGGCCTTCCGCGATTTCGTGCAGGAGGAGATTATCCTCTACAGAAAAGAAGTTCAAAAACAGGCGGATAGCTGA
- a CDS encoding GNAT family N-acetyltransferase, which translates to MSIMPITLSSPSAADLPEMSALCLRSKAYWGYDAVFMAACRDELTLTDHDIETSALTAAWRDGGLAGVAQVKPEENGAEIWKLFVDPPHMGTGVGRQLFDWCVAEARKLDAAELRIEADPEAVPFYQRMGARMAGSAPSGSIPGRRLPLLRYALR; encoded by the coding sequence ATGAGCATCATGCCCATCACGCTGTCATCGCCCTCTGCCGCCGACCTTCCGGAGATGTCAGCCCTCTGCCTGCGCTCCAAGGCGTACTGGGGGTATGACGCCGTTTTCATGGCGGCCTGCCGGGACGAACTGACCCTGACCGACCACGACATCGAGACCTCGGCGCTGACAGCCGCCTGGCGCGACGGGGGGCTGGCCGGTGTGGCCCAAGTCAAGCCGGAAGAGAACGGGGCCGAGATCTGGAAACTTTTCGTCGACCCGCCGCACATGGGCACCGGCGTCGGCCGACAGCTTTTCGACTGGTGCGTGGCCGAGGCCCGCAAGCTTGACGCCGCCGAACTGCGGATCGAGGCCGACCCCGAGGCCGTGCCCTTCTACCAGCGCATGGGCGCAAGGATGGCCGGCAGCGCGCCCTCGGGCTCCATCCCCGGCCGCCGCCTGCCCCTCCTGCGCTACGCCCTCAGATAA
- a CDS encoding pyridoxal-phosphate dependent enzyme: MDILENAWRPQGGLDEDVMAGVPWPSVEAGRPVELLARCPAAATTPLTVLDGLGATVWAKDERGRMGLGSFKALGAAYVIGHEADATGAEDMSTALEGRTYVTASAGNHGMSVAAGARVFGAKAVVYLAETVPEGFAQRLRDKGAEVVREGAEYAASMAAAANAAEAKGWTLLSDSSWPGYVDIPHRLMEGYLAMAAEAVEQCPKTPTHIYLQAGVGGLAGACAAYFRAVWGGAPRITVVEPAAAPALMESIRAGKPVVTEGPVSNMGRLDCKEPSLIALKGLARDADAFLTITDEEAEGVLAELEAQDMATTTSGAAGIAAVKEMNPGADARVLTIISEDAEG; encoded by the coding sequence ATGGACATACTTGAGAACGCGTGGCGCCCGCAGGGCGGTCTGGACGAGGATGTCATGGCGGGTGTGCCGTGGCCGAGCGTGGAGGCGGGGCGCCCGGTGGAGTTGCTGGCGCGCTGCCCCGCCGCCGCGACGACGCCGCTGACCGTGCTGGACGGGTTAGGGGCGACGGTCTGGGCCAAGGACGAGCGCGGGCGCATGGGGCTGGGCAGCTTCAAGGCGCTCGGCGCGGCCTATGTGATCGGGCATGAGGCGGATGCGACCGGTGCGGAGGATATGTCGACGGCCCTCGAGGGCCGGACCTACGTGACCGCGAGCGCCGGGAACCACGGGATGTCGGTGGCCGCCGGGGCGCGGGTGTTCGGGGCGAAGGCGGTGGTCTACCTTGCCGAGACGGTGCCCGAGGGCTTTGCGCAGCGGTTGCGGGACAAGGGGGCCGAGGTTGTGCGCGAGGGGGCGGAATACGCCGCCAGCATGGCCGCCGCAGCGAATGCCGCCGAGGCGAAGGGCTGGACGCTTTTGTCGGACAGTTCCTGGCCCGGCTATGTCGATATTCCGCACCGGCTGATGGAAGGCTACCTTGCCATGGCGGCGGAGGCCGTCGAGCAATGCCCGAAGACGCCCACGCATATCTATCTTCAGGCCGGGGTTGGCGGGCTGGCCGGGGCCTGTGCCGCGTATTTTCGGGCGGTCTGGGGCGGGGCGCCGCGGATCACGGTGGTCGAGCCGGCCGCGGCGCCGGCGCTGATGGAGAGCATTCGCGCGGGCAAACCGGTGGTGACGGAGGGGCCGGTGTCGAACATGGGGCGGCTGGATTGCAAGGAACCGTCGCTGATTGCGCTGAAGGGGCTGGCGCGGGATGCCGATGCGTTCCTGACGATCACGGATGAAGAGGCCGAGGGGGTTCTGGCGGAGCTCGAGGCGCAGGATATGGCCACGACGACGTCGGGCGCTGCCGGGATTGCCGCCGTGAAAGAGATGAACCCGGGCGCGGATGCCCGCGTGCTGACCATCATCAGCGAGGACGCCGAAGGGTGA
- a CDS encoding M24 family metallopeptidase, translated as MSRGFPQAEYEGRLARAQARMADEGLGALLLTTEPEVRYFTGYLTRFWESPSRPWFLIVPSSGRPIAVIPSIGAALMASTWIEDIRTWAAPDPEDDGVSLLADALREVGGPVGVPSHLETHLRMPLADFARVQRLAGLEFTDDRRIVADLRAIKSEAEIAKIADSCGIAARAFARMGEISGPGVPLAQVFRDFQRLLLEEGADWVPYLAGGAGPEGYADVISPATEVPLAVGDILMLDTGAVRDGYFCDYDRNFAIGRASEGQQAAHARLIEATQAGLEAARAGVRADEVWQAMAAIVGGGEGAGRLGHGLGMQLTEGLSLTAKDRTVLQPGMVITLEPGVETAPGRIMVHEENIVITEGAPRVLSPLSGPDLPVI; from the coding sequence GTGAGCCGGGGCTTCCCCCAGGCGGAATACGAGGGCCGTCTGGCCCGGGCGCAGGCGCGGATGGCAGACGAGGGCCTTGGGGCGCTGTTGCTGACGACAGAGCCGGAGGTTCGGTATTTCACCGGGTACCTGACGCGCTTCTGGGAATCGCCCAGCCGGCCGTGGTTCCTGATTGTGCCTTCGAGCGGCAGGCCGATTGCCGTGATCCCTTCGATCGGGGCGGCGTTGATGGCGAGTACGTGGATCGAGGATATCCGGACATGGGCGGCACCCGACCCCGAGGACGATGGTGTGAGCCTTCTGGCGGATGCGCTGCGCGAGGTGGGCGGGCCGGTGGGCGTGCCGTCGCACCTGGAGACGCATCTGCGGATGCCGCTGGCGGATTTTGCGCGGGTTCAGCGGTTGGCGGGGCTTGAGTTCACCGATGACAGGCGGATCGTCGCGGATCTGAGGGCGATCAAGTCGGAGGCGGAGATCGCGAAGATCGCGGACAGCTGCGGGATTGCGGCGAGGGCGTTCGCCCGGATGGGTGAGATTTCCGGGCCGGGGGTGCCCTTGGCGCAGGTGTTCCGGGATTTTCAGCGGCTGTTGCTGGAGGAGGGGGCCGATTGGGTGCCCTACCTGGCGGGCGGGGCCGGGCCGGAGGGCTATGCCGACGTGATTTCGCCCGCGACGGAGGTGCCGCTGGCGGTGGGCGATATCCTGATGCTGGATACCGGGGCGGTGCGGGACGGGTATTTCTGCGATTACGACCGGAATTTCGCGATTGGTCGGGCGTCGGAAGGGCAGCAGGCGGCCCATGCGCGGCTGATCGAGGCGACGCAGGCCGGGCTGGAGGCGGCCCGGGCCGGGGTGCGGGCCGATGAGGTCTGGCAGGCGATGGCGGCCATCGTGGGCGGCGGAGAGGGCGCCGGGCGGCTGGGGCATGGGCTGGGGATGCAGTTGACCGAGGGGCTGTCGCTGACGGCGAAGGACCGGACGGTCTTGCAGCCGGGTATGGTGATCACGCTGGAGCCGGGGGTGGAAACGGCGCCGGGGCGGATCATGGTGCATGAAGAGAATATCGTGATCACCGAGGGCGCGCCGCGGGTCTTGTCGCCGCTCTCGGGGCCGGACTTGCCGGTTATCTGA